The stretch of DNA TTGTTTCCAAAGAAAATAATAAGGGAACACTTACAGTTAGAATGAATTAAAAGAATGATTTACACAAGGACAATGAGTTCACAACTCATAACATTAATCTCATTCTTCAATAGGGTTTGTTGTTCACCCTCCGACAGTTGTTCCTAATCTCCCCAGCCCTTCCACACAATGGACTTATGTTCCCCATTTTGACCATCGAGGCCGCGAAATTCTTGAAGAACTCCTTTTGACTACCGGAGAACCTGTGAACGATGGGCGTGGTGGTTGCAGCGGCGACGGGATCGGACAACATTACCTGGTCCGAAGGGAGAGGGACGCGGCCGCGCAAGAGGTTGCCATAGTACTTGTTGTCGAAGACGTCAGGGGTGACTGAGTCAAGGTTCACCAGTGTCTCCTCGTCCTGCCTAGCACTACAGTTCTGCTGTGTGAATTGGCATTGTGCCCGCCCAAAGGTGTGCGCTCCTTGGAGGGCGACAAGGTCAGTGTCGTCGAGGCCCAAGTTTCTGAACTTCTCCTGGAGCGTCTCTAGAGAGTCGAAGGGGCTCGGGAGATTGTTAGCACTCTCGATATTTGTGGTCGTGCCATCACGGCGGCCCAACGGCACACTCCAACTAGGCCCTCCGGCCAGCTCAACAGAGATCTCGGAGGCGAGGGCGAGGATGTCGGCACAGGACACGATGCCAGGGCATGCATTCTCAAGCGCATGCTTGATGTTGTCGACCACATCGAACCCGCGTGCTGACCTATCGTTGGCAAGGACTTCCTTCTCGGTCATGATCGCCGGGAGGTCGTTGTCCAGCAAAAGTGAGCCGTCACAACCCTGAACAAAGCAGTCGTGGAAGTGGAGGCGGATGAGGCTGGCTGGG from Triticum urartu cultivar G1812 chromosome 3, Tu2.1, whole genome shotgun sequence encodes:
- the LOC125548956 gene encoding peroxidase 2-like, with translation MHMAASSCFPLAARCSLLLTAALVLALSHGAHGHAGAGAGLSSSFYDDSCPSVRDIVRRVIQNARVADARIPASLIRLHFHDCFVQGCDGSLLLDNDLPAIMTEKEVLANDRSARGFDVVDNIKHALENACPGIVSCADILALASEISVELAGGPSWSVPLGRRDGTTTNIESANNLPSPFDSLETLQEKFRNLGLDDTDLVALQGAHTFGRAQCQFTQQNCSARQDEETLVNLDSVTPDVFDNKYYGNLLRGRVPLPSDQVMLSDPVAAATTTPIVHRFSGSQKEFFKNFAASMVKMGNISPLCGRAGEIRNNCRRVNNKPY